The Peromyscus maniculatus bairdii isolate BWxNUB_F1_BW_parent chromosome 6, HU_Pman_BW_mat_3.1, whole genome shotgun sequence genome has a segment encoding these proteins:
- the Cimap3 gene encoding ciliary microtubule-associated protein 3 isoform X3, producing MCFSKVDEKSSRGLRNRQQKKGKVDDYSFGTRQKRKLFPHYHPPTWLGNSFLPVRGSPHTGPGCYTAADWNGLAYSLSHTPTSTKGYAIGARTAVRFKPVSKDVTPYPGMYQKVCTWNEKSKQSFAPFNALMPRFRGEAQGNSYPGPGTYNPEKKSPPKVVWPMKFGSPDWCQIPCLEKRTLKAELSTDKDFRKHRNRVAYFSLYYK from the exons ATGTGCTTCAGCAAAGTAGATGAGAAGAGTAGCAGAGGACTACGGAACAGACAGCAGAAAAAGG GGAAGGTGGATGATTACTCCTTTGGGACACGTCAGAAGAGGAAACTCTTTCCTCACTACCACCCCCCAACCTGGTTGGGGAACTCGTTTCTCCCTGTCAGGGGATCGCCCCACACAGGCCCCGGGTGTTACACGGCAGCAGAT TGGAATGGTTTAGCATACAGCCTGTCTCATACCCCGACCAGTACAAAAGGTTATGCTATTGGAGCCAGGACAGCCGTGAGGTTTAAGCCAGTCAGCAAG GATGTGACACCATATCCAGGAATGTACCAGAAAGTTTGTACTTGGAATGAAAAATCCAAACAAAGCTTTGCGCCATTTAATGCCTTGATGCCTCGATTTAGGGGTGAAGCTCAGGGCAATTCTTATCCTGG CCCTGGTACATACAATCCAGAGAAGAAGTCACCCCCAAAAGTTGTTTGGCCAATGAAATTTGGATCTCCAGACTGGTGTCAGATTCCATGTCTAGAGAAAAGAACTCTAAAAGCTGAG CTCTCCACAGACAAGGACTTTAGGAAGCATCGGAACCGTGTGGCCTACTTTAGCTTGTATTACAAATGA
- the Cimap3 gene encoding ciliary microtubule-associated protein 3 isoform X2, translating into MRRVAEDYGTDSRKRVRRPGEMNTEKVQLAHSLRGVTQRGLRKVDDYSFGTRQKRKLFPHYHPPTWLGNSFLPVRGSPHTGPGCYTAADWNGLAYSLSHTPTSTKGYAIGARTAVRFKPVSKDVTPYPGMYQKVCTWNEKSKQSFAPFNALMPRFRGEAQGNSYPGPGTYNPEKKSPPKVVWPMKFGSPDWCQIPCLEKRTLKAELSTDKDFRKHRNRVAYFSLYYK; encoded by the exons ATGAGAAGAGTAGCAGAGGACTACGGAACAGACAGCAGAAAAAGGGTAAGAAGACCTGGAGAGATGAACACGGAGAAAGTACAGCTCGCTCACTCGCTCCGTGGAGTTACACAGCGAGGTTTAC GGAAGGTGGATGATTACTCCTTTGGGACACGTCAGAAGAGGAAACTCTTTCCTCACTACCACCCCCCAACCTGGTTGGGGAACTCGTTTCTCCCTGTCAGGGGATCGCCCCACACAGGCCCCGGGTGTTACACGGCAGCAGAT TGGAATGGTTTAGCATACAGCCTGTCTCATACCCCGACCAGTACAAAAGGTTATGCTATTGGAGCCAGGACAGCCGTGAGGTTTAAGCCAGTCAGCAAG GATGTGACACCATATCCAGGAATGTACCAGAAAGTTTGTACTTGGAATGAAAAATCCAAACAAAGCTTTGCGCCATTTAATGCCTTGATGCCTCGATTTAGGGGTGAAGCTCAGGGCAATTCTTATCCTGG CCCTGGTACATACAATCCAGAGAAGAAGTCACCCCCAAAAGTTGTTTGGCCAATGAAATTTGGATCTCCAGACTGGTGTCAGATTCCATGTCTAGAGAAAAGAACTCTAAAAGCTGAG CTCTCCACAGACAAGGACTTTAGGAAGCATCGGAACCGTGTGGCCTACTTTAGCTTGTATTACAAATGA